The following are encoded in a window of uncultured Pseudomonas sp. genomic DNA:
- a CDS encoding uroporphyrinogen-III synthase, translated as MSGWRLLLTRPTQESAALAATLAQQGIYSSSLPLLAIEALSERVEQRATLADLHRYCAVIVVSKPAARLGLDLLGRCQLSVPAGQPWFSVGAATGQILSEHGLLVHYPEQGDDSEALLALPQFQQALLTAANPQVLILRGEGGRELLSERLRGQGVQVDYLPLYRRVLPAYPPAALAKRVEAERLNALVVSSGQGFVHLRELAAEAWTQLALLPLFVPSSRVAEMARAAGAQFVVDCRGASAAALLAALQAQPTPDL; from the coding sequence GTGAGTGGCTGGCGTTTGCTGCTGACACGGCCGACCCAAGAGTCCGCCGCGCTTGCCGCAACCTTGGCCCAGCAGGGCATTTACAGCAGTAGTTTGCCGCTGCTGGCCATTGAAGCCCTGAGTGAGCGCGTCGAGCAGCGTGCCACGCTTGCCGATCTGCACCGCTACTGCGCGGTGATTGTGGTGAGCAAACCGGCGGCACGCCTGGGCCTCGATCTGCTTGGGCGCTGCCAGTTATCCGTACCTGCCGGGCAGCCTTGGTTCAGCGTGGGTGCCGCCACCGGGCAGATACTTAGCGAGCATGGCCTGCTGGTGCATTATCCCGAACAGGGCGATGACAGTGAGGCGTTGCTTGCCCTGCCGCAGTTTCAGCAAGCGCTGCTGACGGCCGCTAACCCGCAGGTACTGATTTTGCGCGGCGAGGGTGGCCGGGAGTTGCTCTCCGAACGCTTGCGCGGCCAAGGCGTGCAGGTGGATTATCTACCGTTGTATCGTCGGGTGCTGCCGGCTTACCCGCCCGCCGCGCTGGCCAAGCGGGTTGAGGCTGAGCGTCTGAACGCCCTGGTGGTCAGCAGTGGGCAGGGCTTTGTGCATTTACGCGAGCTGGCCGCCGAGGCCTGGACGCAGCTGGCCCTGCTACCCTTGTTTGTACCCAGCTCGCGAGTCGCCGAAATGGCCCGTGCAGCGGGTGCGCAATTTGTTGTGGATTGTCGTGGCGCGAGTGCCGCGGCGTTGCTGGCAGCGTTGCAAGCGCAACCTACCCCTGATCTCTGA
- the hemC gene encoding hydroxymethylbilane synthase: MSREIRIATRKSALALWQAEHVKARLEQAHPGLKVSLVPMVSRGDKLLDAPLAKIGGKGLFVKELETALLENQADIAVHSMKDVPMDFPEGLGLFCICEREDPRDAFVSNTYASLDALPPGSVVGTSSLRRQAQLLARRPDLKIQFLRGNVNTRLAKLDAGDYDAIILAAAGLIRLGFESRIRDSISAEDSLPAGGQGAVGIECRSADSEIHALLAPLHHRDTALRVTAERALNKHLNGGCQVPIACYAVLEGEQLWLRGLVGQPDGSQLLRAEQRASSAAAEQLGVQVAEALLAQGAGAILQAVYSEAGTE; the protein is encoded by the coding sequence ATGTCTCGCGAAATCCGCATTGCCACCCGTAAAAGTGCCCTGGCCCTGTGGCAGGCCGAACACGTCAAAGCCCGTCTGGAGCAGGCGCACCCTGGCCTCAAGGTCAGCCTGGTGCCGATGGTCAGTCGTGGTGACAAACTACTCGACGCGCCGCTGGCGAAGATCGGCGGCAAGGGCCTGTTTGTCAAAGAGCTGGAAACCGCCCTGCTGGAGAACCAGGCTGACATCGCCGTGCATTCGATGAAGGATGTGCCGATGGACTTCCCCGAGGGCCTGGGGCTGTTCTGCATCTGCGAGCGCGAAGACCCGCGTGACGCCTTCGTCTCCAACACCTATGCCAGCCTCGATGCGTTGCCGCCCGGCAGCGTAGTCGGCACCTCCAGCCTGCGTCGGCAGGCGCAGTTGCTGGCGCGTCGCCCGGACCTGAAAATCCAGTTCTTGCGCGGCAACGTCAACACCCGCTTGGCCAAACTGGATGCCGGTGATTACGACGCCATCATCCTCGCCGCCGCTGGCCTGATCCGTCTTGGCTTTGAGAGCCGCATCCGCGACTCGATCAGTGCCGAGGACAGCCTGCCCGCCGGCGGCCAGGGTGCGGTAGGAATTGAGTGCCGCAGTGCCGACAGCGAGATCCATGCCCTGCTGGCCCCCTTGCATCACCGTGACACCGCATTGCGGGTGACTGCCGAGCGCGCGCTGAACAAGCACCTGAATGGCGGCTGCCAAGTGCCGATTGCCTGTTATGCGGTGCTGGAAGGTGAACAGTTGTGGCTGCGTGGCCTGGTCGGTCAGCCGGATGGCTCGCAACTGCTGCGCGCTGAACAGCGGGCCAGTAGCGCCGCGGCCGAGCAGTTGGGCGTGCAGGTGGCTGAAGCCCTGCTGGCGCAAGGCGCAGGCGCTATTCTGCAAGCCGTATACAGCGAGGCGGGCACGGAGTGA
- a CDS encoding LytTR family DNA-binding domain-containing protein, whose product MNVLIVDDEPLARERLSRMVGELEGYRVLEPSACNGEEALSLIDSLKPDVVLLDIRMPGLDGLQVAAKLCEREAPPAVIFCTAHDEFALEAFQVSAVGYLVKPVRTESLSEALKKAERPNRVQLAALTRPAADSSGEPRSHISARTRKGIELIPLDQVIYFIADHKYVTLRHAGGEVLLDEPLKALEDEFGERFVRIHRNALVARERIERLQRTPLGHFQLFLKGMNDEALIVSRRHVAGVRKLMHNL is encoded by the coding sequence ATGAATGTCCTGATTGTCGATGACGAACCCTTGGCCCGTGAGCGCCTAAGCCGAATGGTGGGCGAGCTCGAGGGCTATCGCGTGCTTGAACCCTCAGCCTGCAACGGCGAGGAGGCCCTGAGCCTGATCGACAGCCTGAAGCCGGATGTGGTGCTGCTGGACATCCGCATGCCGGGTCTGGATGGTTTGCAGGTAGCGGCCAAGCTGTGTGAACGTGAAGCGCCGCCGGCCGTGATTTTTTGTACCGCCCATGACGAATTTGCCCTCGAAGCCTTCCAGGTCAGTGCGGTGGGCTATCTGGTCAAACCTGTTCGCACGGAAAGCCTCAGCGAAGCCCTGAAGAAAGCCGAGCGGCCTAACCGCGTGCAGTTGGCAGCCCTAACCCGGCCGGCTGCGGACAGCAGTGGCGAGCCGCGCAGCCACATCAGTGCACGGACGCGCAAAGGTATTGAGCTGATTCCGCTGGATCAGGTGATCTACTTTATTGCCGACCACAAATACGTAACCTTGCGCCACGCCGGCGGCGAAGTGCTGTTGGACGAACCGCTGAAGGCACTCGAGGACGAGTTTGGTGAGCGCTTTGTGCGTATTCACCGCAATGCCCTAGTGGCCCGTGAGCGTATTGAGCGTCTGCAGCGTACGCCGCTCGGGCATTTTCAGCTGTTTCTCAAAGGCATGAACGACGAGGCGCTGATCGTCAGCCGCCGGCATGTGGCGGGCGTGCGCAAGTTGATGCATAACCTCTAA
- a CDS encoding sensor histidine kinase, producing the protein MKIKSLLSETQSPAVDDFFVPELCEPEALLSMVLLAELLVLVLVLAEPMLPGFDWVRLALTSLFVQWIVLLSAAVLCRLRPLMARMPAATAGTLCCAIVVALSLMCTAVADYYQLGGPLPRNGEANLYLRHALISLIMSALLLRYFYLQSQWRKQEQAELRARIESLQARIRPHFLFNSLNSIASLVVVDPYKAEQAVLDLSDLFRASLAKPGSLVPWREELELAQRYLSIERYRLGERLQLQWEVAGVPDDLPIPQLTLQPLLENALIYGIQPRIEGGLVQVEASYHEGVFQLCVSNPYEQLGEPPPSRGTHQGLSNIDARLVALFGPRASLSVERRDGRHFTCLRYPCVRPKQEVRAL; encoded by the coding sequence ATGAAAATAAAAAGCCTGTTATCAGAAACACAATCACCTGCGGTCGATGACTTTTTCGTGCCAGAGCTGTGCGAGCCGGAAGCGTTACTGAGCATGGTGCTGTTGGCCGAGTTGCTGGTGCTGGTGCTGGTACTCGCCGAGCCGATGCTGCCGGGCTTCGACTGGGTGCGCCTGGCGCTGACCTCGCTATTTGTGCAGTGGATCGTGCTGCTTTCGGCCGCCGTGCTATGTCGCTTGCGCCCGTTAATGGCGCGTATGCCGGCGGCCACGGCGGGAACCTTGTGCTGCGCGATTGTGGTGGCCTTGAGTTTGATGTGTACCGCCGTCGCCGATTATTACCAGTTGGGCGGGCCGCTGCCGCGTAATGGCGAGGCCAATCTGTACCTGCGGCATGCCCTGATCAGCCTGATTATGTCGGCCCTGCTGTTGCGTTATTTCTACCTGCAAAGCCAATGGCGCAAGCAGGAGCAGGCGGAGTTGCGCGCGCGGATTGAGTCGCTGCAGGCGCGTATCCGTCCGCACTTTTTGTTCAATAGCCTGAACAGCATTGCCAGCTTGGTGGTGGTTGACCCGTACAAGGCCGAGCAGGCGGTGCTCGACCTTTCTGACCTGTTCCGCGCCAGCCTGGCCAAGCCCGGCAGCCTGGTGCCCTGGCGGGAGGAGCTGGAGCTGGCACAACGATATTTGTCGATTGAGCGCTATCGGCTCGGCGAGCGTCTACAGTTGCAGTGGGAGGTTGCCGGTGTGCCGGATGATCTGCCGATTCCACAGCTGACGCTGCAGCCCTTACTGGAAAACGCCTTGATTTACGGCATTCAGCCGCGCATCGAAGGCGGCTTGGTGCAGGTCGAGGCGAGTTATCACGAGGGGGTATTCCAGTTGTGCGTGAGCAATCCATACGAGCAACTAGGCGAGCCGCCGCCGTCGCGCGGCACGCATCAAGGGTTGAGCAATATCGATGCGCGGCTGGTGGCACTTTTCGGCCCGCGGGCCAGTCTTAGCGTAGAGCGCCGTGACGGCCGCCACTTCACGTGTCTACGCTATCCTTGTGTAAGACCCAAGCAGGAAGTCCGTGCATTATGA
- the argH gene encoding argininosuccinate lyase, with protein sequence MSTEKTNQSWGGRFSEPVDAFVARFTASVEFDKRLYRHDIMGSIAHATMLAQVGVLTDAERDSIIDGLKTIQTEIEAGQFDWRIDLEDVHMNIEARLTDRIGVTGKKLHTGRSRNDQVATDIRLWLRDEIDLILAEITRLQQGLLEQAEREAETIMPGFTHLQTAQPVTFGHHLLAWFEMLSRDYERLVDCRKRTNRMPLGSAALAGTTYPIQREMTAQLLGFDAVGGNSLDGVSDRDFAIEFCAAASIAMMHLSRFSEELVLWTSAQFQFIDLPDRFCTGSSIMPQKKNPDVPELVRGKTGRVFGALTGLLTLMKGQPLAYNKDNQEDKEPLFDAADTLRDSLRAFADMIPAIKPKAAIMREAALRGFSTATDLADYLVRKGLPFRDCHEIVGHAVKYGVDSGKDLAEMSLEELRQFSEQIEQDVFAVLTLEGSVNARDHIGGTAPNQVRAAVKRGLALLGER encoded by the coding sequence ATGAGCACTGAAAAAACCAATCAATCCTGGGGCGGCCGTTTTAGCGAGCCCGTCGATGCCTTTGTTGCCCGCTTTACTGCCTCAGTCGAATTCGACAAGCGCCTGTATCGCCACGACATCATGGGCTCCATCGCCCACGCCACCATGCTGGCTCAAGTCGGCGTGCTGACGGATGCCGAGCGCGACAGCATCATCGACGGCTTGAAGACCATCCAGACCGAGATCGAAGCCGGCCAGTTCGACTGGCGCATCGATCTGGAAGACGTGCACATGAACATCGAGGCGCGTCTGACCGACCGCATCGGCGTCACCGGCAAGAAACTGCACACTGGCCGTAGCCGCAACGACCAAGTCGCCACCGACATCCGCCTGTGGCTGCGTGACGAGATCGACCTGATCCTCGCCGAGATCACCCGCCTGCAGCAGGGCCTGCTGGAACAGGCCGAACGTGAAGCCGAGACCATCATGCCCGGCTTCACCCACCTGCAAACCGCGCAGCCAGTGACCTTCGGCCATCACCTGCTGGCCTGGTTTGAAATGCTCAGCCGTGACTACGAGCGCCTGGTCGATTGCCGCAAGCGCACCAACCGCATGCCACTGGGCTCGGCGGCACTGGCTGGCACCACCTACCCGATTCAGCGTGAGATGACCGCGCAACTGCTCGGTTTCGACGCGGTGGGCGGCAACTCGCTGGACGGCGTATCGGATCGCGACTTCGCCATCGAATTCTGCGCCGCCGCCTCGATTGCCATGATGCACTTGTCGCGCTTCTCCGAAGAGCTGGTGCTGTGGACCAGCGCGCAGTTCCAGTTCATCGATCTGCCGGATCGTTTCTGCACTGGCAGCTCGATCATGCCGCAGAAGAAAAACCCCGACGTGCCTGAGCTGGTGCGCGGCAAGACCGGCCGTGTATTCGGCGCCCTGACCGGCCTGCTGACCCTGATGAAAGGCCAACCGCTGGCCTACAACAAGGACAACCAGGAAGACAAAGAGCCGCTGTTCGACGCCGCCGACACCCTGCGCGACAGCCTGCGTGCCTTTGCTGACATGATTCCGGCGATCAAGCCAAAAGCCGCGATCATGCGCGAGGCGGCGCTGCGTGGTTTCTCCACCGCCACCGACCTGGCCGACTACCTGGTACGCAAAGGTCTGCCGTTCCGCGACTGCCACGAAATTGTCGGCCATGCGGTGAAGTACGGCGTCGACAGCGGTAAGGACCTGGCCGAGATGAGCCTGGAAGAACTGCGCCAGTTCAGCGAGCAGATCGAACAGGACGTGTTCGCCGTACTGACCCTGGAAGGCTCGGTGAATGCCCGCGACCATATCGGCGGCACCGCGCCGAATCAGGTGCGTGCAGCGGTCAAGCGCGGCTTAGCCTTGTTAGGCGAGCGCTAG
- a CDS encoding helix-turn-helix domain-containing protein, with protein MDNSYGQFCTVARGAEALCSRWTPLVVRELLCGSKRFNDLHRGVPRMSSSLLAQRLRHLEEVGVLQRTAVGNVWEYSLTAAGEDLRPIVMALGHWGAQWIGSRLRDDQLDAGLLMWDVRRFVRLEAFPSCPVVIHFSFRDARPGEGRWWLVVEEGVADLCRDDPGRELTLLVDATVRALTEVWAGDRTPKEVIHSHELSVDGREADAQSLWLWLGTSAFAETRRKRSDPLAS; from the coding sequence ATGGACAACAGCTACGGGCAGTTCTGCACCGTTGCCCGCGGCGCCGAGGCGCTGTGCAGTCGCTGGACGCCCTTGGTGGTACGTGAGCTGTTGTGCGGCAGCAAGCGCTTCAATGATTTGCATCGTGGCGTGCCGCGCATGTCCAGCAGCCTGTTGGCCCAGCGCCTGCGCCACCTGGAAGAGGTCGGCGTGCTGCAGCGCACAGCCGTCGGTAATGTCTGGGAGTACAGCCTGACGGCGGCCGGTGAGGACCTGCGACCGATCGTCATGGCCCTCGGTCACTGGGGTGCCCAGTGGATCGGCAGTCGCCTGCGTGACGATCAACTTGATGCCGGACTGCTGATGTGGGACGTGCGCCGATTTGTCCGCCTCGAGGCGTTTCCATCTTGTCCGGTAGTCATCCATTTCAGCTTTCGCGACGCGCGTCCGGGTGAGGGACGTTGGTGGCTGGTGGTCGAAGAGGGGGTTGCGGACCTGTGCCGTGACGATCCTGGGCGCGAGCTGACCCTGCTGGTCGATGCCACCGTGCGCGCCTTGACCGAGGTGTGGGCGGGGGATCGAACGCCGAAAGAAGTTATCCACAGCCATGAATTAAGCGTAGACGGGCGAGAGGCGGATGCGCAGAGCCTTTGGCTGTGGCTAGGTACCAGCGCCTTCGCCGAGACCCGGCGCAAGCGTTCTGACCCACTGGCCAGCTGA
- a CDS encoding carbon-nitrogen hydrolase family protein, which yields MSMIAIIQRPSVLLDRQATLVRAVESVAEAAAAGAELVVLPEQFIPGYPSWIWRLAAGKDGALMGQLHEQLLANAVDIARGDLAPLQQAARHHAVTIVCGLNECDSSRGGGTLYNSVVVIAADGALLNRHRKLMPTNPERMVHGLGDASGLRTLDTPVGRLGTLICWESYMPLARYALYAEGVQVYVAPTYDSGEGWLATLRHIALEGRCWVLGSGTVLRGSDIPKGLPGRAQLFPEADEWINDGDSVVIDPQGHSVAGPLHRESGILYAQIDSSRVAPARRALDVCGHYARPDIFDLHVRRAPLEAAHFIDQ from the coding sequence ATGAGCATGATTGCAATCATTCAGCGTCCATCGGTATTGCTCGATCGCCAGGCGACCCTGGTCAGGGCAGTGGAATCGGTAGCCGAGGCCGCCGCCGCAGGTGCCGAATTGGTGGTGCTGCCGGAACAATTCATTCCCGGCTACCCATCGTGGATTTGGCGCCTGGCGGCCGGCAAGGACGGCGCACTGATGGGCCAGCTGCACGAACAGTTGCTGGCCAACGCAGTGGATATCGCCCGCGGCGATCTGGCCCCCTTGCAGCAAGCCGCCCGCCACCACGCTGTGACCATCGTGTGCGGCCTCAACGAGTGCGACAGCAGCCGAGGTGGCGGCACTCTCTACAACAGCGTGGTAGTGATCGCTGCGGACGGTGCGCTGCTCAATCGCCATCGCAAGCTAATGCCGACCAACCCCGAACGCATGGTGCATGGTTTGGGCGACGCCTCTGGCCTGCGTACGCTCGACACCCCAGTCGGCCGCCTCGGCACGCTGATCTGTTGGGAGAGCTACATGCCACTGGCGCGTTACGCCCTGTATGCCGAAGGCGTACAGGTCTATGTGGCGCCCACCTATGACAGCGGCGAGGGCTGGTTGGCAACACTGCGCCACATCGCCCTCGAAGGCCGCTGCTGGGTGCTCGGCAGCGGTACCGTGCTGCGCGGCAGCGATATTCCCAAGGGCCTGCCAGGACGTGCGCAACTGTTTCCCGAGGCAGACGAATGGATCAACGACGGCGACTCAGTGGTCATCGACCCTCAAGGCCACAGCGTCGCCGGCCCCCTGCACCGCGAGAGCGGCATTCTCTACGCGCAGATCGACAGCAGCCGGGTAGCCCCGGCACGCCGAGCCCTGGACGTGTGCGGCCACTACGCACGCCCGGACATCTTCGACCTGCACGTGCGGCGCGCACCCTTGGAAGCGGCGCACTTTATTGATCAATAA
- a CDS encoding GFA family protein: MNSQPSYQGQCFCGAVRFTVSGEPAAMGYCHCESCRQWSAGPVNAFTLWPPQALEITQGAEHIGHYNKTAQSKRQWCQRCGGHLFTEHPGMDLIDVYAALLPQLTFSPELHVHYQEAMLRITDGLPKWQDVPKEMGGSGINLAE, translated from the coding sequence ATGAACAGCCAACCTAGCTATCAGGGCCAGTGCTTTTGCGGCGCAGTGCGCTTCACCGTCAGTGGCGAGCCGGCCGCCATGGGCTATTGCCATTGTGAGTCATGCCGCCAGTGGTCCGCCGGACCGGTTAATGCTTTCACCCTCTGGCCACCACAGGCGCTCGAGATAACCCAGGGTGCAGAACATATCGGCCACTACAACAAGACCGCGCAGAGCAAGCGCCAATGGTGCCAGCGCTGCGGCGGCCACCTGTTCACCGAACATCCGGGCATGGATCTGATCGATGTGTATGCCGCGCTGCTGCCGCAACTCACCTTCAGCCCAGAGCTGCATGTGCACTACCAAGAGGCCATGCTGCGGATCACCGACGGCCTGCCCAAGTGGCAGGACGTGCCCAAGGAGATGGGCGGATCGGGCATCAACCTAGCCGAGTAA
- a CDS encoding GNAT family N-acetyltransferase — protein sequence MPLHIRPATVADAALILGFITDLAIYEKAEHEVKTDVAGIEASLFGPDSTSHGLICEADGVAIGYAVYFFSYSTWLGKHGIYLEDLYVHSAHRKIGAGKALLRHLAQLAVSKGCGRLEWAVLDWNTPAIEFYESFGAKPQDEWTTYRLTGQALLDFAQG from the coding sequence ATGCCCCTGCACATCCGTCCCGCCACAGTCGCAGACGCGGCCCTAATCCTGGGTTTTATCACCGACCTGGCCATCTACGAAAAAGCCGAACACGAGGTAAAAACCGACGTAGCCGGCATAGAAGCGAGCCTGTTCGGCCCTGACAGTACTTCGCATGGGCTGATTTGCGAAGCCGATGGCGTAGCGATTGGTTATGCCGTGTACTTTTTCAGCTACTCGACCTGGCTAGGCAAACACGGCATCTACCTCGAAGACCTCTACGTCCACTCCGCTCACCGCAAGATCGGCGCTGGCAAGGCATTGCTCCGGCACCTAGCACAACTGGCCGTGAGCAAAGGTTGTGGCCGTCTGGAGTGGGCAGTACTGGACTGGAACACGCCCGCTATCGAGTTCTATGAATCATTCGGCGCCAAACCCCAAGACGAATGGACCACCTACCGCCTTACTGGCCAAGCCCTGCTGGACTTTGCCCAGGGCTGA
- a CDS encoding TIGR02647 family protein: MAFTPELIAELEILALFNLGTTQEGIKVHHTASPSAIAAAIRLHDKGLISQADGGYLTSLGLDAAQHAQTLLTILNVTEAA; this comes from the coding sequence ATGGCCTTTACCCCCGAACTGATTGCCGAATTGGAAATCCTCGCACTGTTCAACCTGGGCACCACCCAGGAAGGCATCAAGGTTCACCACACGGCCAGCCCCTCGGCGATTGCCGCCGCGATCCGCCTGCATGACAAAGGCCTGATCAGCCAAGCCGATGGTGGCTACCTGACCAGCCTTGGCCTGGATGCAGCGCAACACGCACAAACCCTACTGACCATTCTCAACGTAACCGAAGCCGCCTAA
- a CDS encoding class I adenylate cyclase, whose translation MSRTEEIRPDIDDGIDRKVLTQLRARFLTLNQGRLQRAMQALSTRQQLVLKLLPLLFHVNHPLLPGYVSGLTPAGLSGFTPDDELLAEVQRLTRSFTYKPYRSQDQLPIHGLFLMGSLGTVAQAEQSDMDLWVCHASDLSPQQLHELHKKCALLESWAATLGAEAHFFLINPARFILGERESQLTSDDCGTTQHYLLLDEFYRTAIWLGGRTPLWWLVPVYEEQRYQHYTSTLLAKRFVRSEDVIDLGHLARIPPEEFIGAGMWQLFKGIESPYKSVLKLLLTEVYASEHPKVECLSLRFKQAVFANRLDVDELDPYIVVYRRLEEYLLGRGEHERLELIRRCLYLKVDKKLSRPPRHNRKSWQRLLLERLTHDWNWDSRQLAMLDSRSQWKVRQVSVERRMLVNELTYSYRFLSAFARNAAVGSSLNSRDLGILGRRLYAAFERKAGKIEFINPGIAPDLAEDTLTLAQSPSPDDPNETLWALYSGNVNAQELADFSPLKRSRELIELLAWCQRNGVIDSSTRLSLHPGSSDLSEFELSNLLSSLQQAIPLPLPAIDESALLSASIPSEVLLLVNVGIDPLKQFSQMNMHMTSERTDALGYSGVRENLILTLDQVTLNSWNEVLVTRYDGPTALLDCLRDFLNNLPANGRKPNLRVRCFCRNRATAIAERVEELFRETLGSFSSKQANRYLLQIKQQYHLLELKPGHVSHTSLKDLPTLIEHLGAELPGYSDLHLDRSALQGEDLALILPLGRPQCIQVFYRLNEASEQAELTVLDEHNALWRQQLPYRDEQSLLTPLQRFLQSVLYRRNALLPLDNLPAHQPLEIIYYQVLPDAPLRAQSLERRSPPLSPISHPFYDVQAIVEPGDGRRSHVTLYCNHREFSELEYAGDLFAAVAQHILAQRRDSARYPCYITDLDLSAVLGEGHMQSVHYLRYKSRLEAALNQALQKA comes from the coding sequence ATGAGTCGCACCGAGGAAATTCGCCCGGACATTGATGACGGTATCGACCGCAAGGTACTCACGCAGCTGCGCGCGCGCTTCCTCACTCTCAACCAGGGCCGCCTGCAACGTGCCATGCAGGCGCTGTCGACGCGCCAGCAGCTGGTACTGAAACTGCTGCCGCTGTTGTTCCACGTCAATCATCCGCTGCTCCCTGGCTACGTCTCCGGGCTAACCCCGGCCGGCCTCAGCGGCTTCACCCCGGATGACGAACTGCTGGCCGAGGTGCAGCGCCTGACGCGCTCATTCACCTACAAGCCTTACCGCAGCCAAGATCAGCTGCCTATCCACGGCCTGTTTCTGATGGGCAGCCTGGGCACCGTCGCGCAGGCCGAGCAGAGCGACATGGACCTCTGGGTGTGCCACGCCAGCGACCTCAGCCCGCAACAGCTGCATGAGCTGCATAAGAAATGCGCACTGCTGGAAAGCTGGGCGGCAACCCTGGGTGCCGAGGCGCATTTTTTTCTGATCAACCCCGCACGCTTCATCCTCGGCGAGCGCGAATCGCAACTGACCTCGGACGATTGCGGCACCACCCAGCACTACTTGCTGCTCGACGAGTTCTACCGCACTGCGATCTGGCTCGGCGGGCGCACTCCGCTGTGGTGGTTGGTCCCCGTGTATGAAGAACAGCGTTATCAGCACTACACCAGCACCCTGCTGGCCAAGCGCTTTGTCCGCAGCGAGGACGTCATCGACCTCGGGCACCTGGCGCGCATCCCGCCGGAAGAGTTTATCGGCGCGGGCATGTGGCAGCTGTTCAAGGGCATCGAGTCGCCCTACAAGTCGGTGCTCAAGCTGCTGCTGACCGAGGTTTACGCCAGCGAACACCCCAAGGTCGAGTGCCTGTCGCTGCGCTTCAAGCAGGCCGTGTTCGCCAACCGCCTGGATGTCGATGAGCTCGACCCCTATATCGTGGTGTATCGTCGTTTAGAGGAATACTTGCTCGGCCGTGGCGAACACGAACGCCTAGAGCTGATCCGCCGCTGCCTGTACCTCAAGGTCGATAAAAAGCTCAGCCGGCCGCCGCGCCACAACCGCAAGAGCTGGCAACGCCTGCTGCTGGAGCGCCTGACCCATGACTGGAACTGGGACAGTCGCCAGCTGGCCATGCTCGACAGCCGTAGCCAGTGGAAGGTCCGCCAGGTCAGCGTGGAGCGGCGCATGCTGGTCAATGAACTGACCTACAGCTATCGCTTTCTGTCGGCGTTCGCGCGTAACGCCGCCGTGGGCAGTTCGCTCAACAGTCGCGACCTCGGTATCCTCGGCCGCCGCCTGTACGCGGCATTCGAGCGCAAGGCCGGCAAGATCGAATTTATTAACCCCGGCATCGCCCCCGACCTCGCCGAAGACACCCTAACCCTGGCCCAGAGCCCCAGCCCGGATGATCCCAACGAAACCCTCTGGGCCCTCTACAGCGGCAACGTCAACGCACAAGAGCTGGCCGATTTCTCACCGCTCAAGCGCTCACGCGAGCTGATCGAGCTGCTCGCGTGGTGCCAGCGCAATGGCGTGATCGACAGCAGCACACGCCTGTCGCTGCACCCTGGCAGCAGCGACCTCAGCGAGTTTGAACTGTCCAACCTGCTCAGTAGTCTGCAGCAGGCGATCCCCTTGCCACTGCCGGCAATCGACGAAAGCGCCTTGCTCAGCGCCAGCATCCCCAGCGAGGTGCTGTTACTGGTCAACGTCGGCATCGATCCGCTTAAGCAGTTCAGCCAGATGAACATGCACATGACCAGCGAGCGCACCGATGCCCTGGGTTATTCCGGGGTGCGCGAGAACCTGATTCTGACCCTCGACCAGGTCACCCTGAACAGCTGGAACGAAGTGCTGGTGACCCGCTATGACGGCCCCACTGCACTGCTCGACTGCCTGCGCGACTTCCTCAACAACCTCCCCGCCAACGGCCGTAAACCTAACCTGCGGGTGCGCTGCTTTTGCCGCAACCGCGCCACGGCGATTGCTGAGCGGGTCGAGGAACTGTTCCGCGAAACCCTCGGCAGCTTCAGCAGCAAACAGGCCAATCGCTACCTGCTGCAGATCAAGCAGCAGTACCACCTGCTTGAACTAAAGCCCGGGCACGTCAGCCACACCAGCCTGAAAGACCTGCCCACGCTAATCGAACACCTGGGCGCAGAGCTGCCCGGCTACAGTGATTTACATCTGGATCGAAGCGCTCTGCAAGGTGAGGACCTGGCGCTGATCCTGCCGCTCGGCCGGCCGCAGTGCATCCAAGTGTTCTACCGACTGAACGAAGCCAGCGAGCAGGCCGAGCTGACGGTGCTCGACGAACACAACGCGCTGTGGCGCCAACAACTGCCGTACCGTGATGAGCAGAGCTTGCTCACCCCACTGCAACGCTTTCTGCAATCAGTGCTGTACCGGCGCAATGCCCTGCTGCCGCTGGATAACCTGCCGGCGCACCAGCCGCTGGAGATTATCTACTACCAAGTGCTGCCGGATGCACCGCTGCGCGCGCAGAGTTTGGAACGCCGCTCGCCGCCGCTGTCACCGATCAGCCACCCGTTTTATGACGTGCAGGCCATCGTCGAACCCGGCGATGGCCGACGCTCGCACGTCACCTTGTACTGTAATCACCGAGAGTTTTCTGAACTGGAATACGCTGGCGATCTGTTCGCCGCCGTCGCCCAACACATCCTCGCGCAACGCCGCGATAGCGCGCGCTACCCCTGCTATATCACCGACTTAGACCTGTCGGCGGTACTCGGCGAAGGGCATATGCAGAGCGTGCATTACCTGCGTTACAAGAGCCGCCTTGAGGCGGCGCTGAATCAGGCGCTGCAAAAAGCCTGA